One Falco peregrinus isolate bFalPer1 chromosome 10, bFalPer1.pri, whole genome shotgun sequence genomic window, CAGAGGAGAAACCAGCCTCCTCTTTAGGCAGCAGCTTACTATTTGCTCACCATCTGGACAAGAGATGGCAAGCTCCCAGTTATGATAACTACATGACTGAATGTAGACAGTATTTTGCCAGAAGGCCAGAGTTTTACTCTCTGCTTGTCTTCAATGGAAGTACCAGACAGATTGAGTTCAAAATTTCTGAACAATACACAAGGTCAATCATCTTGTCAGCAAGAGGTAAAAACATCTGGAGAGCTGTTGATTCACATGCAGTTTCATTCTCCAGAAATCTGAGAGCTAAGTAAAGATGGCTCCAATTCCTGCAGAGAGAACAAAATTCCTCTGTAAGTTGGAAAATTGGCATAGATCTGTATTTGCTCTCATTTCAGAGGAATTTTGTATGCATCAGGTAGCAAAAACACACAGAAGTGTTCCTAATACTATAGGCAGCTGGACAGGATGCTAAACACAGTCATCCTTAAGGAGCTAAAAATCCATTTCTAAAGCAATAAATCCATCAGCCTTGTTAGGAACTTTCATGCAATGCCAAGATGCATATTAGGTACCCCAAAGCACATACTGCTATTTCAGCAATTGTATTGCAATTAATAGCTCTGATAGCTGTACTTGCAAACTCTTTCCTATTAATTGGATAAGCAATCTCATGTGCTTACCTGTAACACCTGGAATCAGACATTCTGGCCAGCACTTTGGAAACTACCTTCAATGGTTAGGCTCTGGCAGCTActataaaaaacagaaatgagaagtACTTCAATGACAACTGGTTTATATCAAATGGATTTTAGAAAAGTGATTGCCatgtttttcatgctgttttttgAGACACAACTTACCTAGAAGGAGTaaatttctttgctgcaagaagaataagaaaaggCATTAGCATTTCAAGATGAAAGCCCCCTCGTGCAAACTTTTTCTTCTACTGAAAACCCTCTCATTTCTGAATATCTGATAAAAAGCCATTATCTATCAACAAATGTCATAGGCAGTTATTACTGTGTTGTCATGAGCCTCATCTCAAATTCTCATTCACTTTCCCTGGCAGtaataaaatgttgcttttttcttctaattcttgttttataaacatttgAGGTTTActatttttgatttttaaattttcatctgAAGCCAAACATGGCATGTATGCAGgcttcttgaaaataatttaggaGAGCAAGTATGggaattttcactttttcaaaaaCCAATGTATTGGGGTTTGGAGGGTTTCAGGGtcttttctccactgaaattTTTTCAGGAAGGTAAATAAAACCAGTGGACCCAGTCCAATTGCTTACCTTTTCTTTGGAAACGTCTTGCAAGCCAAAGGAGGAATGATGCCGTAGACAGCAGAGAGGCACTTGTGGCTGCTATGCCCACAGAGACATAGCTGACTTGTTCTGAAACTGAAAGGATAAAAAAGTTTCAGTGAGATCAAGAGGCATGTGTGGTCTTTGAAGCCCTctacttcttccttttccttgtgcTCTTCAAGAGGAAACAGAATTGCAGCTTGTAAGTTTTCTCTTGCTGAGACAGGGCACATCTTGTACACAAGGTAAAAAGCTGCATACTAAAAATTATCCCACCTATTGCCAAAGAAATGGCAAGGCAACAAGCTAGCTATAGCGGGGTCTGTCTAACCTCCAGCCTCACGTGACAATTCATGCtcatcttatttttaatgtttcagtttgtattttaattccCATTGTGCTGTCTTCCTCTCTGAGCAATTTGGTTGAgatcaaattttttttctttttctgaaattattcagaaatCTAAATTCTGCTAGAACCAATAAAGTGGAGTTGAGCTTTTAGGACCTcaagcaaaagcatttcaggCAGGCCAAGTATGTTCCCACTGAGGACACTGACAGAGCCCTTAACTGACATGAATGGGAAGGCAAGGCTGAGACTTCTGTCCTGTAAAATTACAGCCTTTGACAGAAGAGCTCTGTGAGATCTTTTAGCTGAGCTCACCCAAGAAACTGTCACACCAAACAAATCTATAAACTTCTCCACTGAGAAAGACTTATGAACACAGATTTCCCCACAGAGTTCTGTTTCTCTAgaaaacctttctttctttactcATATGGAAAAAGCTCAACATGAGAAAcactaaaaaccaaacaaaactcaaaatcAGGTtgcaggtttgggttttttttatgagaaatCAACATGTTTCACCAAGACCTTTTAGgaattttcctctcttctgttttcaaaaaccCATgcttttgttgggttttttaattcaggAACTTCACTAGAAGCTGTAACTCACTGGCTGGTGTTGCCTTCTCCACCCTTCCATACTTCATTTGACTAGAAACCCAGTGCCATCTCTCTGTGAGCACAGGTAAAATACCTTCACATGTGGGCAGACTGGCACTCCAGTTTCCTGAATGACTGCACGCAAGAACATGAGAACCATTGAGCTTCCATCCTTCTAGACAGCTGAAGTGGCAGGTTGTGTTGTACATGAAGTTCCCAGCCCCATGTGAGCAATCCATAGAGCCTTTCTCAGGAGAGCTCAGCGGTTCACACTGcacaactgaaatacagaaagagatGGTTACAAGCCATTAAAGACTTTCCTGTCTTTGACCCTGTTTTTTCCACTATATGTACattgtattttcaaattcatttgACTTTGGAATGGGAGCAGTTCACAGAGCCAGGAGCCCTAAGGCAGGGCAAGTCACAGCTGAAATTAGGAGAGACAGCACACAGCTTAGTTTGGAGCCAGAACCCTACAGGAATACAGATTTCAGTGTGCTGTCCAGTGGCAAAACTATTTCCCAAAGCAGTATGTCTTACCTTTGCATTTTGGCGCTGGCTCTGACCACCACCCCTGTGCCGTGCACTCAATGCTGGACGGGCCGTCCAGAATGTGGCCCTCGCTGCAGTGGAAATCACAACGTGAGCCATAAGAGAGATCTGCAGAGGCATGGTCACAGGTCACAAAGCCACCGTCTGGCCAGGTTACAGCCTCACACCTCACAGCTGCAACACACAGATCACAACAGCAATCAGCACAGATGTCTCAGGAGTTCCATGGGCCAATGCTGACAGCCCTGAGTGCTCAAGTGGGCAGCAGTGAGGAAAGGTACCTGCACAGGATGGCTGCTGCCTGTCCCAGGCCCCAGAAGACCCACACTGCAGTGTGGCTGGTCCTGTCAGGACAAATCCTTCTTCACAGGTGAACTCGCAGGTGGTACCCCAGGTGAGCTCCACAGAGGGATGGGAGCAGTTCACAGCACCATGAGCAGGCACCTCTAAGGCAGGACAGgtcacagctgaaaagcacaaaagacACAGCACAGAGCTTAGCTTGGAGTAGGTCAAGTTAAACACTCTTTGAGCTTACAAGAGGACATGCTGTGCCTGGTGCTGTCCCCTACAGAGCCATAGTACATCCCTTCAGACTTCACAGCGTCTCAGGAAACAGTGACTTCCACGTGTTGCACGGTGCAGACAGAACCCTTACACATGCACCTAAAGCATGTAAGCTATCCTGACACTGGCTCCAGGTTATACCCACAAGTGGACTGCATAAGGAGACACTGGCTCCCACTGGGGTGTAGGGAACACAGAGTTCCTGTCAGAACACTCTACTTCAAAAGCCTGTTAACATATGTGTCAGTGACACAGTTCCTGAACGTTGCTTGTcaccctgcactgctgcttcctctaACACAAGAGGCTAAACAATCCCCATCTTGAGATCTGCTTATGAATAGTCCTATAAACACACTGGGGATGACTGTTACTCCTTGCCTACACTTGAACGAGGAAGTATCTTCAGACTATTTGAGATACTGCAAGCTTTAATTGATGATTTCCAACCCAGAAAGTCTTACCTTTGCATTTTGGCGCTGGCTCTGACCACCACCCCTGTGCCGTGCACTCAATGCTGGACGGGCCGTCCAGAATGTGGCCCTCGCTGCAGTGGAAATCACAACGTGAGCCATAAGAGAGATCTGCAGAGGCATGGTCACAGGTCACAAAGCCACCTTCTGGCCAGGTTACAGCCTCACACCTCACAGCTGCAACACACAGATCACCAGCAATCAGCACAGATGTCTCAGGAGTTCCATGGGCCAATGCTGACAGCCCTGAGTGCTCAAGTGGGCAGCAGCGAGGAAAGGTACCTGCACAGGATGGCTGCTGCCTGTCCCAGGCCCCAGAAGGCCCACACTGCAGTGTGGCTGGTCCTGTCAGGACAAATCCTTCTTCACAGGTGAACTCGCAGGTGGTACCCCAGGTGAGCTCCACAGAGGGATGGGAGCAGTTCACAGCACCATGAGCAGGCACCTCTAAGGCAGGACAGGTCACAGCTGAAAAGCATAAAAGAGAGTACAGAGCTTAGCTTGGAACAAACCATCaaaagttgggggtttttttcctttcctgaaagtTAGCAACATAACCACTAAACGGAAGCATCTTTACGTGACCTACTGTGCtgccatttcagaaagcagtgGAAAGATTTCAAAATGGAAGACCGTCTCTTAAGGCAAGGCTGTAAATTCACCTGCACCTCATGACATCAACTAGTTACAATGCAAAATTTTCCCATTTTGACTGCTGCTTATTAATGTttgatgcttttatttgcttcaaACAGTAGCTTATTCTAAGACGAACACCTCAAAAAGTAATTGCTGCAGCCAGGAGTAACTGGCCTGTTGTGAGCAGTCTTACAGCTAGATCACCTCCATTCCCTGTTCCCCACTATGAGATGGAAATGTCTTTCCCTACAAGAAAATCTAGACCAGGGCCAGAACATTCACCCTGCCCAATTCATCTTTTCAGGAACAGAGAGACCTGTGTGCTGCAATAAAATAGCACCTTCACCACGTAATTAATTACAAAGGAATGGGCCAGAACTTCAATTTGTACCTACTAACAGAGCAACACTGAAGTTAACAGAGCTGTGTATAATGTAGAAAGCTCACCTATCACTGCTTGAGAAGCTCACCTTTGCATGCTGCAAGGGGGGCAGACCAGACCCCAGAAGAGGTACAGTATACAGACTCCAATGCAGTCAGTTCATAGCCTTCCTCACACTGAACTTGGCAGGACGAGTTGTAGCCGAAGTTCTCCCATGGATGGTTGCACTCGAGGCTCCCATGATCAGGTTTTTCTAGTGGATCACAACTCTCAACttcaaagaaacacaagaagGTACACAGTCAGTCTCACTGGCTCAGCAGGTAAATCAACAAGACAGACAAACTACACTAGCTAGCATTGCCCTGGTTGAAAAGCAGGGGGGAGTAATCTTACCAAACTCGCATTCAGGCCCATAGAATCCAGGGTTACAATGGCAGGTGTGGTTGTTAATAGTCTCTATGCATTCTCCACGGCCACTGCAGAGAGATGGGTTGCAAgaagctgcaggaaagaaaaaaaaagaaaaaatacagcaaattatAAAAGAATCAGCAGTGGCCACTAAAGAAATCTGGCCAGCACTTTATTTAGGTTTTCTGGCACTAAACAAGCACTTTgtagagcaaaagaaaaacaggtggTTTAATACATAGGATTACCCTGTCATTTCACAGAAGGATTTCAGAAATCAACATCTTTGACAGACTAGCTCACAGTGAAAGGATTCTACTGGCTGCAGACTCCATGACCACTTGTTCTCAGGTAGATATtagcaatatttaaaatgcaaaaggaacaaTATACTATGAGGTAAGTAGCAATCCCCTACAGGTACATTCTTCATTAACTCATCACAGCTCTAATTGTTTGATATTTgacttgcaattttttttttttatgtagccTTAGCCACCTCTACACAAAATGTCTAATCTGACCCAGTGATCTATAGCCAGCAAACAGATGCCTCCAAAAGGGCAATTTTTATCTAGCTGAGACACCCACTTGCGTGGGATGAAAGTCATCATCTGGAAGAGCGTGTTTCTACTGATTATAGAGAAGGTCTGGTGATTTGCTCGTAAAAGACATACAATATTCCTGGAGCTAAAAGGTAAGCAAGATCAATCCAACTCTTAGAACAAAACCAACCTAGCTCTGTAAGGATAAGCGTACAAGTGTTCACAGGGTCAGACAGTTAATATATAAGACTAGGTTAAAAAACTCATCCCACCCACCATCTCATCTCCACAGGGGCACACTAGATGGCCTTTATCGCACCATACCTGTGTAGCACAAGGCGACCTTCTTTTTCTCACACTGTTCATCATTCCATTTGCCATCATCCTTCCCTCTTTTGATGTAGATTTCAACGCAGTCCTCATTGTTCCCTTTGCCATTTGGCTCACCTGAAGCCcagttttctgcctcttctgtcAGTTCTTTGTTAGTTCCAATCCAGGTCCAtacatcattaatttttctgattcCAATCCAGTAGTAACCCGGATTGAAGGGTAAGAAGTTATTGAGATAGCTGATTTCCTCCTTATTCTGAATGGCAACCATGTTAGTATACCTCTTTTTGcaccacagctctgcttccctgtaGGTCATGTTTGTGTCTGAATAATGGTATGTCCAACAATTTACCCCCTGCAGTATTGTAAGTCCTAGAATGAAAAGATGTCAAAAAGTTGGTGTCTGACTTTTTCCCTCTCGCTAGAAGATATATTAAGCTCTATAAATACTGTAAAGTTGTCAATATCTGAAACTGCTTAAGAAGTAGTGgcaattattttataaataatcaACTGTCAAGCTTCAAAACAGGAATATCAGCATCAAGTACAGGGACTTCAGCCTGTGAAACTACATCCAATCACACAAAGCTTTGCAGACTTCGTAGCAAACTACAGGAGGTAATTATGTATTTGACAGGCAAGCAGGGAAACATCCCGCTGCCGAAGAATCTCTGTTCTTCTGTATGAACCTAGCCTCAAGATAATTAGGTCTGGt contains:
- the SELE gene encoding E-selectin; protein product: MIFLWFPSLLAYGLTILQGVNCWTYHYSDTNMTYREAELWCKKRYTNMVAIQNKEEISYLNNFLPFNPGYYWIGIRKINDVWTWIGTNKELTEEAENWASGEPNGKGNNEDCVEIYIKRGKDDGKWNDEQCEKKKVALCYTASCNPSLCSGRGECIETINNHTCHCNPGFYGPECEFVESCDPLEKPDHGSLECNHPWENFGYNSSCQVQCEEGYELTALESVYCTSSGVWSAPLAACKAVTCPALEVPAHGAVNCSHPSVELTWGTTCEFTCEEGFVLTGPATLQCGPSGAWDRQQPSCAAVRCEAVTWPEGGFVTCDHASADLSYGSRCDFHCSEGHILDGPSSIECTAQGWWSEPAPKCKAVTCPALEVPAHGAVNCSHPSVELTWGTTCEFTCEEGFVLTGPATLQCGSSGAWDRQQPSCAAVRCEAVTWPDGGFVTCDHASADLSYGSRCDFHCSEGHILDGPSSIECTAQGWWSEPAPKCKVVQCEPLSSPEKGSMDCSHGAGNFMYNTTCHFSCLEGWKLNGSHVLACSHSGNWSASLPTCEVSEQVSYVSVGIAATSASLLSTASFLLWLARRFQRKAKKFTPSSSCQSLTIEGSFQSAGQNV